DNA from Petropleomorpha daqingensis:
CATGGCGGCGCAGCCTAGGCCGCGACGGTCACGGTCCGGCTACTGGTGGCGCGAGGACAGCCGGGCGAGCACGTGCCCGGCCTGCATCCGCACCTCGAGCTTCTCCTGGGGGACGGCTGCCGGGCCGCGCCGCGGCTCACCGTCGTCGAGGTCGAACGCCGACCCGTGCCAGGGGCAGACCAGGCAGTCCGCGCCCCGGACCTGCTCGATCGTGCCCTCCTGCAGCGGCCCGGACAGGTGCGCGCAGGCCCCGACGAAGACGTCGACCCGCACCCCCCGGCGGACGACGGCCAGCGGCACGTCGGCGCTGCCGCCGGTGCCGGTGCGCAGCGCGGGCCGCCCCTCCGGGAGGTCGTCGAGCGGGCCGAGGTCCATCCAGTCGTGCTGCAGGGCCCGGGCCGCCGTCGCGGCGTGCGAGGCACCCGAGGACTGCGCGTAGGACATGTGGCCACCGATCGACGCCGAGGCCGTCGCCAGTCCCAGACCGGCGTACGACAGCACCCGGCCCAGCCCGCCGCGCCCCTTCCCCCTGGCAACCAGGGATCCGACATAAAGACCGAGGGCCGTGACGTTGAGCACAGCGTGCAACGCGCCCACCCGGCGCACCCCGGGCTCCTGCTCCGACCAGTCGGCCGCGCCGGCCAGCGCGGCCGGCACGGAGGCCAGGACGCCGGTGCCGATCATCGCGGTGGCCGCCGGCCGCAGCGGCGGGACGGCGTCGAGCACCCCCGCCGACAGCCAGCTGCCCACCGGCACCTGGACGAGCACCGGGTGCAGCGGGTGGCCCAGCCACGTGCCGTGCAGGAAGTCCTTGACCGCCGGCGGCCGCAGCGCCGCCAGGACCCCTCGGCGCACCGGCTCGATGGCCTTGTCGAACGTCGGCACGTCGGCGATCCGGTCGAGGAATCCCATCAGGCTCATGCCCCGCCCCCTACCCCTGGCGACGTGCGCCGACGCCACCGCTCAGTGGCGGCCCACAGAACCGTCATACCTGTACGTGAGGCTTCCCACATCGGCTCCGGGAATCGTCCCCCGTGGCCGATGGATATACGTAGTTGCTGAAGTCAACTACACGATGCACCTGGAGTGACCCGAGATGACGTGCGCACTGCTCCGCCGCCCCGAGGCGGCCGACGTGCCGACGTCCGAGCAGGTCCGGTCCTCGGGAAGCCGGCTGGCCGAGCGGCTGCGGGCCGACGACGCGGGCGCCCAGTTCACCCGCTTCGTGCTGGTGGGCGGCGTCTCGAGCCTGCTGTACGCGCTGCTCTACGTCCTGCTCGACGGGTTCGGCGACCAGCCCGCGAACGTGGCCGGCGCGGTGGCCTCCAGCATGCTGGCCAACGAGCTGCACCGGCGGCTGACCTTCCACGCCGGCGAGCGGGTCAGCTGGTTCGCCGCCCAGTGGGAGGGCGGCGGCCTGGCCCTCGTCGGCATGGTGGCCACGGCGCTGGCCCTGGGGTGGTTCGACTCCTTCGCCGGCGACGACGGCTCGCTGGCCGACCTCGCGGTCGTGGCGGTGGTGACCGGTGCGATCGGGTTGATCCGGTTCGCCGCGCTGCGCTGGGTCTTCGGCGCGCGCACCCCCGACCACGCCTGAGCTCCGCTCGCCCGGGGTCGCCGGCCCCTACCCTCCGGCCATGACGTCGACGACCCGCCCCGTGCGCCTCGCCGGAACCGTCCTCGCCGGCGGGCTGCTGCTGGCCCCGCTGGCCGCCTGCAACGTCACGTCCGACAGCGTCTCGTGCTCGGGCACGTCGTGCTCGGTCACGCTCTCCGGCGACGGCGCCAAGGCCGACGTCCTGAACACCACGCTCGCCTTCGGCGGGGTGAGCAACGGCCGGGCGACGTTGCGCGTCGGCGGCAACGAGGTCTCCTGCGCGCAGGGCGAGAGCGTGGACGCCGGGCCGCTGACGCTGGAGTGCACCGAGGTCACGGACAACTCGGTGAAGCTCACGGCCTCCCTCGGTTAGGCGTCGCGGACCTCCAGCACGACCCGGGTCGGGTTGCTGAGCGCGTAGACGCGGAAGGGGGTCCGCCCCGTCGTCCCCACGAACGCCGTCGTCGTGCCCTCGAAGGTGGTGTCGAAGACCACCTCGGTGACCGTCGTCGTACCCGCACCCGGCAGAGGGTTCGGTCCGGCGTACTGCGCGACGCCGGTGTCGGCGGGCAGGCCGACGCCCGTGATCGCCACCTGGAGCGCCGCCGAGCCCCCGACCTCCACCGGCTCGCCGCTGGCCTGCGAGGTGGGCGCGTCGACGTAGCGCACGTCCCAGCCGGGCGTCCCGCTGCCGCCGACCTCGAACACCACGCGGTCGAAGCCGTTCTGCCGGCCGGTGCGGATGTCGCTCACGGTCACCTGCGCGCCGGGCGACGCCTGGGCGGTGTCCGGGTCGGTGTTCGCAGGGAACGGCGGCGCGTCGGAGCTGCCGCTGCCGTCTCCCCCGTCTGTCCCATCCGACGAGGACGACGAGGACGACGACGAGGTCGTGGACGTGCCCGACGCGCTGCCCGAGCCGCCGTCGTCGGAAGAACTGCAGCCGGCCACGAGGACTGCGGCGAGCAGGACGGCGGTCAGCGGGAGGGCACGGCTCACGGGGCACATCGTGGCAATCCCGCGCGCCCGACGGCAGGGGCCGGAGAACCGGACGGAGAGGGCCGTATGTCCCGTGTCCGCGGGGTGGTGTCGGGAACGCCGCGGAGGCCATGTATCGTTCTCGCTGCCCCCGGCGAACACGAGCCCCCATCGTCTAGCGGTCCAGGACGCCGCCCTTTCAAGGCGGTAGCACGGGTTCGAACCCCGTTGGGGGCACAGCACGACCAGCAAGGCCCTGTAGCGCAGTTGGTTAGCGCGCCGCCCTGTCACGGCGGAGGTCGCGGGTTCGAGTCCCGTCAGGGTCGCTCTCCGGTGTTCCGCACCGGTCGGGGCAGGTAGCTCAGTCGGTACGAGCGCTCGCCTGAAAAGCGAGAGGTCGGCGGTTCGACCCCGCCCCTGCCCACCCTCTTCTTCCGCCGGTCCGAGGGACCGCCGCGCCGAGAGCTCAGCAGAGCTCGAGGCGGGCCATGTGCCGCCACAGCTCCTTGTCGTCGTCGGACAGGGCCGCCCAGTCGGTGTAGCTGTTGGCCGCGTGCAACTCGCGCGCCTTCTTCTCCACTCGGTCGTCGCTGAGCATCCGTGCCCGCGTCTTGTAGACCGACAGGTGGTGGATGACCGGGTTGGCGCTGCCCTTCTCCTCCTCGGAGACCTGCAGCAGACCGTTGCTGGTCTGCACCACGTTGGCGCTGTTGTCGAGCATGTGGCCCCCCTCGCCGTCGACGAAAAGCCTCACGGAACGTCATCGACCAGTTTCCCCCCGTATCGCGCGGACGGCTCCCCGACTCCCCCATCCGGATGACAGCGCCTACAAGAACGCCACAGGCCGGTCATGGACGGCTCCGACGCCCCGGCGCGACGCTCGCTGGCATGACCCCCACCGCATCGCAGCCCGACCCGTTCGACGAGCGCCGGCGCGGGCGCCGCCGCGTGCGCGCGGTCACCGCCTCGCTCGCCGCCGCAGCGGCCCTCGGCACCGGCGCGGTGGCTCTCGGCCTGGCCGACCAGGGCAGCACGTCCGCCGCCGCAGCGGTGTCCGGCACCGGCTCGTCGAGCACGTCCGACGACGGCTCGATCAGCACCGCGACGCAGGCGCCGACCGCCTCGTCGGACACCGGCTCCGCACACGCCTCCAGCGGCGGCTCCTGACGGGCGGAATGGCAGGGAACGTCGGGACGACTCTCAGACAATCCACAGGAACCGGTCCCACAGTGGGCCCCATGACGCAAACCGTTCCCACCGGCGCCCCGGGGCGTGCCCCGCTCACCCGGCCCGACGGCAGCCCGCTGCGGGTGCTGGCGGTCGACGACGAGTTCTCGATCACCGAGCTGCTGTCGATGGCGCTGCGGTACGAGGGCTGGGACGTGCGGACCGCGTCCAACGGGATCGAGGCGGTGCGGGTGGCCCGGGAGTTCCGGCCCGACGCGGTGATCCTCGACGTCATGCTGCCCGACATGGAGGGGCTCGACGTGCTGCGCCGGCTGCGCGCCGACTCGCCCCTGCTGCCGGTCATCTTCCTGACCGCGCGCGACGGCGTGGCCGACCGCATCGCCGGGCTCACCGCCGGCGGCGACGACTACGTGACCAAGCCGTTCAGCCTCGAGGAGGTCGCCGCCCGGCTGCGCGGCCTGCTGCGGCGGACCAACCGCGCCGTGGCCGACGACGGTCTGCTGGTCGTCGGCGACCTCACCCTCGACGAGGCCAGCCACGAGGTGACCCGCGGCGGCGACGAGATCCGGCTGACCGCGACCGAGTTCGAGCTGCTGCGCTACCTGATGCGCAACCCCCGCCGCGTGCTGTCCAAGGCCCAGATCCTCGACCGGGTGTGGCAGTACGACTTCGGCGGCCAGGGCAACGTCGTCGAGCTGTACATCTCCTACCTGCGGCGCAAGATCGACCGTGGCCGCGAGCCGATGATCCACACGCTGCGCGGCGCCGGGTACATGATCAAGCCGGCCAGCAGTTGACCCGTGGAGGCACCGTGTGGCGGAAGCGCCCGCAACGACTGTCGTTGCGGGCGCGTCTGCTGTGGACCTTCCTCGTACCGCTCGGCGTCGTCCTCGTGCTGGTCGGTGTCGTGTCCACCGCGGCCCTCCGGCACGAGCTGATCAGCCAGGTCGACTCCCAGCTGACCTCGGCGCTGGCCCGCAGCTCC
Protein-coding regions in this window:
- a CDS encoding GtrA family protein — encoded protein: MTCALLRRPEAADVPTSEQVRSSGSRLAERLRADDAGAQFTRFVLVGGVSSLLYALLYVLLDGFGDQPANVAGAVASSMLANELHRRLTFHAGERVSWFAAQWEGGGLALVGMVATALALGWFDSFAGDDGSLADLAVVAVVTGAIGLIRFAALRWVFGARTPDHA
- a CDS encoding AMIN-like domain-containing (lipo)protein; translation: MSRALPLTAVLLAAVLVAGCSSSDDGGSGSASGTSTTSSSSSSSSSDGTDGGDGSGSSDAPPFPANTDPDTAQASPGAQVTVSDIRTGRQNGFDRVVFEVGGSGTPGWDVRYVDAPTSQASGEPVEVGGSAALQVAITGVGLPADTGVAQYAGPNPLPGAGTTTVTEVVFDTTFEGTTTAFVGTTGRTPFRVYALSNPTRVVLEVRDA
- a CDS encoding response regulator transcription factor, coding for MTQTVPTGAPGRAPLTRPDGSPLRVLAVDDEFSITELLSMALRYEGWDVRTASNGIEAVRVAREFRPDAVILDVMLPDMEGLDVLRRLRADSPLLPVIFLTARDGVADRIAGLTAGGDDYVTKPFSLEEVAARLRGLLRRTNRAVADDGLLVVGDLTLDEASHEVTRGGDEIRLTATEFELLRYLMRNPRRVLSKAQILDRVWQYDFGGQGNVVELYISYLRRKIDRGREPMIHTLRGAGYMIKPASS
- a CDS encoding DUF2231 domain-containing protein, encoding MSLMGFLDRIADVPTFDKAIEPVRRGVLAALRPPAVKDFLHGTWLGHPLHPVLVQVPVGSWLSAGVLDAVPPLRPAATAMIGTGVLASVPAALAGAADWSEQEPGVRRVGALHAVLNVTALGLYVGSLVARGKGRGGLGRVLSYAGLGLATASASIGGHMSYAQSSGASHAATAARALQHDWMDLGPLDDLPEGRPALRTGTGGSADVPLAVVRRGVRVDVFVGACAHLSGPLQEGTIEQVRGADCLVCPWHGSAFDLDDGEPRRGPAAVPQEKLEVRMQAGHVLARLSSRHQ